A stretch of DNA from Rattus rattus isolate New Zealand chromosome 1, Rrattus_CSIRO_v1, whole genome shotgun sequence:
TTTTGGCACATCTTGGTACCAGCAGGCAGAGGCACTGCCTTTTGCTTTGTCCAAACATCTAAACAGAGCCAGGTACTGGGCCATCACCAGGTTTTCACTGCCCACTTGCTATATATACCCTCTGTCCTATTCATCCTCTGTCATGAAATGGCCTGGCCCTGGTAACTGGCATGGTGCTCCTTAACCTGAGATTGCACTGCTGACGTGCACCATTGAAACTTGCTACTGTGGGAGGGGGGGTTGAAGAAGGCCGTAGAACCATCCCCTTTATTGATTTCCATTTGCATGGACTTTGATTAATAGTAGGCGCCCACCATCCCCCATACTCTCCTCTCCCTGGGAGACTCCTCTACTTTCCGGCACCTCTTACTGATTACTTCTTGCTGAATGCTGCTGGCCTTACAGAACACCTAAACGTCACGAGAATTCTTAACCCAATCTCCTAGGTGGGAAGACTCTCCTGAGAAGTTTCAGTCAGAATTTTTATAAACAGGATTTCATGAAGAGCTCAACTGTAGCAACTAAATCCATGTGCAAGGGTGCAGCAAGTGGTACAGCTCACACTTGGTCGATTTTTCTCCTGTGGGGACATGGCTGTAACAGTTGCAAgatagaatacacacacatgcacacatacacacatacacacacatacacacatacacatttacaatCACACTCACAATTTTACTGAGCCAGACAATGTCTCTTCTCAATTAAGGAGAAGACAAACTGTCTTTTGGCCATCTGGGCCTGAAATCTACTTAAATCCAGAACATAACGATGCGATACACAGCAGGTGAACAGCAACTCCACAGTGATAACAGTATACACTAAGGTTGACACATGCTGTCTTAAGAGGTCCAGTTATAGCTAACGACTGCAGAAAGTCAGGGCGTCAGCTTTGAAAGTCAGTgttactttctcttttccattctgaTCACAATCCATTACCCAACTGAACAGCTGTGGTCCAGAAGATATTGAAATGTCCTCCTACGAAAATGCAGGCCTAACACAGTTTTAAGTGTCCATGAATTCTGCTCAATACTTTGAACAGTCTTCAAATTCTTCTTGTTGtttgaacagaaaaataaacctttatgCCTATGTCAATATTAACTTTAGATACAGAGATTGGAAGAAATACTAAGGTTTCTAAAATCGTATCATGGACAGTAATACTATCTAAACAGGGGTCGCCCTGCTACACAATCACTCTTGTATGCCATCGCTCTTATGAGGGCTACATTCTGGTTTTGCTAAgctagacaaaaataaataaataaataaataaaccaacacaTTAAACACTGACACAACACACAACTAACGGGGACAGAAAACAGGTTACAAAGTTTCTCTACTTTAGCACTATACTTATGGTAAAAATGTACCTCTTTAATACTGTGGACAGACACAGCCTCATGAAAGGTGTGGTTACAAAGGTTATTACTCATTTCATGGTGATTTTCTATGGATAGTTAGGCTTCGGATTTGGAAGCCAAAGTTTTCCCTTCTATTTCAGAGACTTTGAAGGACCACCGAGTAACTGAAGCAATAGGCCTTCTTCACTGTAAACCCCTGGGGAATGGAGTTTAAGTACCTAAGCTATTGAGATGTCAGCAAACTCAGTAAGCACTGTGACAGTCACTATTTTACTAAACACggtaaacttaaaaatatatatgtaaccgATGAGACAACAGACTTCTAAGTTTtaagctaaagaaaaaaattttttttttctttttctgtgcagCCACAAAAGTAGCAGGCTCACAGAGCCTCGGCGGACGTGTCTGTGGACACAGACATGGTCACCTTCGCGATCTTAACAGTGCTCTTGATGCAGCTCTCCgcggccctgtgcatgctggctGTGTTGTTGGCGTGCTTGTGCAGGCAGTCTGAGTCCCCCATGCTGTTGTCTAGAGGCTGCGCGGTGCCCTCGCACGAAGGGAACATGCTGCGGAAAGCATGTCTGAGGTCCTTGCTCCTCAGAGCATAGATGATGGGGTTCACGGTGGAGTTCAGCAGGCAGAGCATACTGCAGAAGGCAAACACCGTCTTGATAAGCTTGTTCATCTTCCCGAAGACGTCATACACCATGATCGCAAGCAGAGGGCCCCAGCAGATGATCAACACCACCAGGATCAGAACCAGGGTTTTGGCCAGCCTAATGTCCATGCGGGCTTGGTCAGGCCGGGTCACCTGCACCTTGCCGTCTTCTGACGTGTGGATGATGATGCTCTTCTGGGTCCCACGCTGAATCATGCGGACCGCGTGGCTGTGAGCCTTCCAGAGAATGTACATGTACGCGTACACAATGAACAGCAGCAGCACACTGGTCACCCCAATCCAGAACATCAGGTAGGTCTCGTCAATGAGTGGGAAAATGTCCGAGCAAACAGATTGCAGCTTCTTGCAGTTCCAGCCCAGGAGAGGCAGCACAGCGATTACTATTGCGATAGTCCACATCAGGCAAAAAGCCACGACGGCCTTGGGCCTGGTGACGATCCTCTTGTAGGCCAGAGGCCTGTGAATGGATATGTACCTGTCGATGGCTGTGAGGAACAGGCTGCCCACAGAAGCTGTGAAGGAGGCTGTAACCCCACCCAGTTTGAACAGAAACACATTGGGGCTGTCTTTACGGTGGAACACATGGAAGTCGACAAAGCTGTACACAAAAATGACGCTTCCCAGGAGGTCGGCCACGGCCAGGCTGCCGATGAAGTGGTAGGAAGGCCTGCATCGGAGACTGCGGGAGTGCAGGATGACACACAGCACCAGTAGGTTCTCCAGAACCGTGAAGGTGCCCAGTGTGAGGGACAGTACAGCGATGGCCAGCTGCTGGCTGGGGTTCAGAATCATAAAGCACTCCATGTCCATAAAGTTCTCCCCACACTGGATGTTCTCCTCATTCTCCTTGAACGACGAGAGAGACTTGTTATAGAACTCTGTAATGTTTGTTGTGTCTCCTGCTGGGACCAACGGGGAGTTGTCTCCTGCGGTCATCTTCTCTTGGAAGGGACTacccctgaaggaagtcagagggaATTTCTGTGGGAAGTATCCTAATTTGGATGCCATGTCTCCTTTGAGGTCTTCGTACTGAATGTCATTCGAGCCCACGTAGAGGAGGTCTGTGGTGATGGTACGGAAGGTGGTGTCTGCAAGGCCATCTAGGATCGACTTCATAACCTCAGTCTTTGATTAGGCCAGACTCAAGGTGACTGAGAAAGAGATGCCGGGAGGGAACCCtaacaggagagaaaacaaaacataaaaatattgagAGGTAAGAAAGTCAGGAGGGTAATAAACAGAAACACTAGGCACCGCAAATTGGTGTCACCTCTGAACACAGAGGTTCAGTCAACAAAATAGGTTAATTTAGATGAGAGCCCCaactgccccccccaaaaaaattagGGGATGGAGTGCCATGCATGAGACACATGGTTCTCATTTCTTGATGTCTTTGAACCAAAGTCAGTGGGTCTTGTACAGATCTGTATAGTCAAATGTGCCAAGCCCAATGAAATGAAAATCACTGTGCACCTCATGGGAAGAGTCCCCCCCCTCCCCAAGCTTCTACTATCAAGTATGTAGCAATCTGTGGTGATGATAACCTCTGTCCTGTGAGATCCCTTGAAAGAGAAATGAGACTGGACAGACGGGACAATCACTGAAAGGACGGAATAGAACCAAGAGATGAGCAGTGCAGTTTAATCGCAAAGGAAGCCATTTAAGAGGACCAGAGACAGCTCCAGACCGTGGTGGGAAGATGCTCCCCACCAGGCATGCTTCCTCACCCAGAGGAAGGGAGTTTTGGATCGTGGCATGGCTGATAAGAACTTATAAAAATGTCTACGGTGATCAGGGGGAAATAGGAGGAAGACTCGCACAGAGGCTTGTGGGATTCCAAGGTTACCAAGAGGAAGGTGGCAGTGGTAGAGGGGTAGATACTTCAGGAGCTCCTGCCTGGGTGCGCTGGCACAGGGACAGGAGATAGCTCTCCCTGGTGCTGTCCAGTGCTTTCCATGGACACAGTGCTAGAAATACCAATGGCTAATATAATGGGATCTTCAATTCTAAGTTAAGcaatttaatgttattttcaaCATATACAGCAAGAGAACTAATTTCagcatttataaatgtttaaaagatggCTATTatcgcttctcagccttttggctaagatcaagtataaaagatggttatttttctctttagtgTATAAAGACTGTTGCAAATGCAGGATGATACACGTGACAGTTGAATAATCATGCATTTCAATAATTTTGTCACCCATTGATTCTATGTATAACACATAGGAGAAAGCTATTatcttttgaaacaaaatttgaaattctaGGCCTTTCTGCTAAAATACGGAGAGCCTAGCCATCAATATAATTCACTTATTAATATACTATCCATTCAGCAAACGACAGAGTACCCATTGTACACCATACACTGCACCAGACACAGCATCGAGCTCACAGGGGTCTGACATCTGGCAGAGGAGAGGACCAGCTATCCCAGCACctgtaggcaaggctggctgCCCCAACAGGTGAAAGGTACTGTGGAGCGTAGTCTGTAGACAGCAAAGCGGACTTCAAGGAAGGATACATATGCCTAGTATGTAGGAGGAGTGTGGAATGGGATAGGAcgcaaagataaagatttttaaattaatacctCAAGTTTCACAACTTTTGTAAAAGCAAACATAATTTGGGGCAGGCGTAAAGTGATAGATATGGCCCTCCTTCTGTACTCTGCTGCCTCTAAGGCTGAACCTCCACACCAGGATCAGATCACAAGCCTCCCAAGAAGCATTTCTGGTCCCACATCcgctggggggggggaggctttGCAAACACATGAAGATTGTGTGCCTCTCATTTCAACCTCTCTGACTGAAGACAAAACGCAGACTCAATGGGAGCTCCCTTTCAGGGCTCATACAGCCCAGATGAGCTTCTGGCCAACATGCTCACCCTCTCATTGTCTGCTCGCCCTGAGAGCCTTCCACAGACAGGCTTCCTGGGAGAAGTTCAGTACAAAAACCTTCCGAGATCCAACCCTGGTCTCTCCAGTCCTGCCCTCCCCAGCCTGGCTTAGCTGTACTACATAGGGTTTTGTTACACAAACACAGGCTCATGCTATGACCCCTCTCCCACCTTTGCCTGCCTGACAGCCCTTATCTATTTGTTATTCCCATTAGCTCATTGCTTCCCATGCTCAGACGGAGTCCCACCTTTGGTGCTTTGGAATCACAGCATTTTCCTGGTCTGCTTCTTGCTCACAAGTTCCAGAGAAAGTCCAACGTGGACCTCGTTGGAGACCTTTATTCTCACCACCATGCAGGGCACATAGAAAGAAGCTTAAGATTGAGTTGTCTAACCGATTATATTGTCTTCAAATAGGGCCAGAACATCTCTTTTCTACCTAAGGGAAGGAATCTCACCATGAAAATGGGAAAGGCACACGCATGTCCCTGGGGTCAATAAGTCAATACACATATACTCAAATTAGAGCTCGATTTGGGTGGGAGTTATTAGTGTTCTAGGTGAGGTGGCCTGCTTACAGTCCTCTGCTCTGCAGTCCCGAGCTGTGCCACGGGCAGTAACAGCCACCTGGCCTGTACTCACCAGCTGTGACATAGGCAGCTGTGCTTAGAGAAACAAGGCAGACAGTGATCGTGAGTGCCCTCAGTACTCTGTGGCAGGTGAGTTGAAGGGTAGGCTCGCCCACTCACTTACCCTGTTTGGTCAACAGGATAGCTGCTCTGGTGACAACAGAGGCACTATCGAAAAGACGGTTACTTTCCCCATCATTCAGGAAAGTgagctttctcccttcctctgagcAGTTCTGCACACTATTCCTGGTCTGTCAAGAAGCAAGGCCCATGTGAGAGTCAGTGACTGCCTGGCCAGAAGCAGGAGTTGTGAGACATAAAGCTCATGGTGATACTGAATACAGTTTGTCTGCTAAGTCCAACAGACTCTGGGCAGTTGCTGAAGCTGCAGGCAGGAAGGATACAGGAAGGAGACTAAAGCCCAGGATCTGAGCTTGGTGCCTGATGCTTCTCGAGTTCTCTACAAAAAGAATGTTTCTCCTAGGTTCCCAGCCTCAGCCAGGTTGCAAGTTACTCTCAGGCATCCTTAAGTTCCCTGTTTCTGTCTACTATATCTTCCTCACACAATtatttcttcaataacaatataTCCTACCTTAGGAGTCAACTAGCATTCTTTGCAAACTTGTTTGCAGAACAAGTCGATTTACATATGAAAACCTTTATCCCTGATCAAAGAGACATTGTGACATTTTCTCAAGTAGGTGCTTAGTCCCCAACTCTGGAAGGTGACTCACTGACCTAACATATTGGCACACCTACCTCCTGATCCTCTCCCTATCAAAGTGCTCGCATCCTAGTCTTCTGTGGGCTAGAGAGATTTTCCTAGACTGGAGCCAATGCTACTTCTGTGCCTGAAGGCTTAAAAAGCTTCCCTACCTGATTCTTCTGTCATAAGCCTCACGACATCCTTGAAGCACAGATTTGCATATCTACTTCCATAACCACAATGCAGTTTTCTAAACAGAACGCTAAATTTTATCGCCTTCTTTAGTTCTGGACAGCTCTGGGACCTGCTAAGATGGCCATTATCTgagatagtttttaaaatatgacttagtatctatttccttttctcaaaattaaagcaaataaaagtaGCGCAGTAGTCCTTTGTCTGAGCAGCCTAATCTTGAGCATCCCGTGGCCACACCCCTCAGGCATCTCCTCTCGGGCACCTAGTTCTTCACATCTCCCAGTTGGAGGCTAACTTTGAAACTTTGTAGCTAATGCTGCAATGAATTAAtgccaacaactttatttttcttagcttGGACTTACAGCGACTGCACCTCCTTCTTGGCCTCTATAATCAGGAGAACCTCTTCAGTGTCACTAGTCCTCCtgcaccccccccaacacacacacacacacacacacacacacacacacacacacacacattctttgagCTCTttgcatgcaccaccacatttTATATGTGTTATGTATTTTGATTTACAAGCTTCAAATTCAAACAGTACTGAAAGATCCACCATAATgctcctctcacctgtgtctcaGTAGTGCATCTCTCAGAGCCGTAGAGATTCTTGTTACTTTTTTCTAGAGGAAGTCCATATGCATCCgagtgtatgtgcatctgtgcgtgtgcgtgcgtgtgcgtgcgtgtgcgcgcgcgcgtgtgtgtgtgtgtgtgtgtttaccaccTCTGTACTTCTTTAGAAAATGTTTGCATGTACTATATAGCTTTCCATTTAGCAGCACACAGCAAAGGCAGCTTTATGCTTGTTCAATACACACCTCATTCTCTGACTGCCCTAAGGGTCTGGTAGATGAATGTGATCAGCCTTCTATTGATGGGAGGCTTGGGGCTTTTAACCATCTTTTGTTACTGCAGATAATGCCGCAATGAATTAATGCCAACCACCTTGTTTTCCTCGTTGCTTATGCTATTGTGAGTAATCTTTCTCGCCATCTTAACCCTGAGCTTGGACTTACTGTGACAGCACCTCCTTCTTGGCCTCTATAATCAGGTGTACCTCTTAAGTGTCATTAGCCCTCCCTCCCCAATTCGCACACTCCAAGGCATACAGAAAGCTTATTACACACAGGAGACTCTTTGAGCCTTTCCCATGCATCAGCACATTGTATTCCTACAATTGCGTCTGAGGTAATTTCTGTATGCAAGGCACAGAGAAGGTAAATGATATACCATTAACACATCTAGTAGGTGGGAGAGCTGAGAGAGCTGGGGCTGAGCCTGGTGTGTGGACCTCATTTCATGCGCTGAAAGTAACCATCAACTGCCCACTAGACAGTGTGGGTCCCGACTTCCTGCTTTGAAGCCTCACGATCCATTCTCTAAGCTCAGAGAGGGACCTATTTCCCCCAGTTTCCCCACTCACTCTAATCAGCAAAGCCCTGAGAAAACTGTTCCAGAAACTGGATGACCAGGGCTGTCGGGTCACATCCACTCAAGCAGTGTTTCATCTATAAGCTCAGGCTAACAATGATGCCTAAATCACAGAAGTGTTAGGGAAATTGACTCGATATAAATCGTACTTGGACCTAGCACAAACGCCAAGTCTGCAGTAAGCATTGCTGTCCTCCCTCTGGGTGCTGCTGGTGGCTCGTCACCATATTCTACATCCTAACTGCATTGCAAGAATACATAACACAGACTGACTACTACATTGTATGCTAATCACATTTCAAGAAGACACATCATCTTAATTCGCTTACAGGCTGCTTGCTTAGTTGTGTCCTTGTATCAGCACAGAGGTATAAGGCATAGAGGAGACACAAACATGGCGAG
This window harbors:
- the Cnr1 gene encoding cannabinoid receptor 1, whose translation is MKSILDGLADTTFRTITTDLLYVGSNDIQYEDLKGDMASKLGYFPQKFPLTSFRGSPFQEKMTAGDNSPLVPAGDTTNITEFYNKSLSSFKENEENIQCGENFMDMECFMILNPSQQLAIAVLSLTLGTFTVLENLLVLCVILHSRSLRCRPSYHFIGSLAVADLLGSVIFVYSFVDFHVFHRKDSPNVFLFKLGGVTASFTASVGSLFLTAIDRYISIHRPLAYKRIVTRPKAVVAFCLMWTIAIVIAVLPLLGWNCKKLQSVCSDIFPLIDETYLMFWIGVTSVLLLFIVYAYMYILWKAHSHAVRMIQRGTQKSIIIHTSEDGKVQVTRPDQARMDIRLAKTLVLILVVLIICWGPLLAIMVYDVFGKMNKLIKTVFAFCSMLCLLNSTVNPIIYALRSKDLRHAFRSMFPSCEGTAQPLDNSMGDSDCLHKHANNTASMHRAAESCIKSTVKIAKVTMSVSTDTSAEAL